From the Lathyrus oleraceus cultivar Zhongwan6 chromosome 4, CAAS_Psat_ZW6_1.0, whole genome shotgun sequence genome, one window contains:
- the LOC127074507 gene encoding CASP-like protein 5C2: MEELPGALGTSSSFALRLGQTVFSSASLFYMCLDVDFYGYSAFCFLVMVMGLVISWSTTLLVVDGYSIFIKKVPKQPRFIFTITVGDMVLSYLLLAAACSTASVTDLLMKSDKSYCPENLCSRYQISAAMAILSWFLSSASCLINFWIFPSL, translated from the exons ATGGAGGAATTGCCAGGGGCGTTAGGAACCAGTTCCAGTTTTGCTCTTCGATTGGGCCAAACCGTCTTTTCCTCTGCTTCCCTTTTCTATATGTGCTTGGATGTTGATTTCTATGGCTATTCTGCTTTCTG CTTTTTGGTAATGGTGATGGGTTTGGTAATATCCTGGAGCACAACACTATTGGTGGTAGACGGGTATTCGATCTTCATAAAGAAAGTACCGAAGCAACCAAGATTCATTTTTACGATTACTGTGGGCGACATG GTTTTGTCATATCTGTTATTAGCTGCAGCATGTTCAACTGCTAGTGTGACAGATTTGTTGATGAAATCTGATAAATCTTATTGTCCAGAAAATTTATGTAGTAGATACCAAATATCTGCTGCAATGGCCATCTTGTCTTGGTTTCTTTCATCAGCTTCTTGTCTAATTAACTTTTGGATTTTTCCTTCTCTGTGA